The Actinomycetota bacterium genome segment GTGCCCAACGACCTCGAAGGGCTGGTCGACGCCAAAGCCAGCTACGTACAGGGCACGATCCTGTACGTCGACGCGGCGAAGGTCTTCCTGGCCGCCGCAGCCATCACCGACCCGGCCGAACGCGAGAAGGCCACCGTCCTGGGCCGGAACCTGTTCCTGCACGGCACCTCGGTGTACGCCGAGGGCGACCGCAGCATCACCGTGATGAAGAACGAATACGAGCTCAACGACCCGCCGGCGCCGGTTCCTGCTCCCGCCGAGCCTGAAGAGGAGGTTCAGCTTCCGCCGGCTCCCGCAGCCCCCGCGGCTCCGGTCGACCCCATGGCTCCCGGCACCTCGATTGAGCCGGCACCCGCACCACCCGCCGCTCCGGTGGCTCCGCCCGCCGCCCCGGCGGCTCCCTAGCCCCCAGGCGCTACTTCTCCGGGCGTCGCTGGACCGATGCCCACAACAGCGTGATGCTTGAAGGATGGCGAAGACCCTGATCAAAGCGTTCGAAGCGACCTACCCGTTCGGCTTCGACGACTTCCAGATCGAGGCGCTCGACGCCCTGGAGCGCGGCGAGTCCGTGCTGATCTCGGCTCCCACCGGCTCCGGCAAGACCGTCATCGGGGAGTTCGCCGTCTGGCTCGCCCTGCAGGAGGGCGGCAAGGCCTTCTACACCACGCCGATGAAGGCCCTTTCGAACCAGAAATTCGGCGACCTGGTGGCGGTCCAC includes the following:
- a CDS encoding DEAD/DEAH box helicase, with translation MAKTLIKAFEATYPFGFDDFQIEALDALERGESVLISAPTGSGKTVIGEFAVWLALQEGGKAFYTTPMKALSNQKFGDLVAVHGADKVGLLTGDNSINAQAPIVVMTTEVLRNMIYERSDLLDDLRFVILDEVHYLQDRYRGAVWEEVIIHL